The sequence CCGTCAGGCCCGGCTTATCATCGAAAAAAACAACTTTCTTCCATGCTGCGGTTCCGGAAACAAAGGAAACCGGTAAAAAGCTGCCGGATGTCACCCGTGACGATTCCCAGGTTAATTCCGGATCGATCCAGCCGGGTTGGAATATGATATCGGAAATCGATAATCCGGAACGGAACCGGATTCCCGCTCCCGATGATGCCGGGGCGATGCTGGTTTTCAATAGTACAAATAATGCCGGGCAGAAAGATGTTCCGCAAAACGATTCATTCTCATCCGAAACCGGAATGGCTCAACCGTTACCATCCGTAACCGATGAACGGGAGACCGGAGCTGACAGCGCTCCACAAACGGCTGAAAGTTCATCCGGAGAAGCTGTTGCCGATATACGTTTTGATGTGACCGGTCATCCGGAATCATGGAGCAGAAGCACATCGACGCTCGATCAGTCCCGAGCCAGCAATTTCACGCTGAAACCCATCCAGATTGTCATCCCGGTCGATTATCAGCATACCGAACCGCAGAATCCCGAGGAAGAACTGTTGTTCGACATGTACCGTTCTCTCGAGAAAAACAAGCTGTACCCCGTATGGTCGCCCGATGGCAGCCAGATTGTCATAACCGACAGGATATACGGAATCTGGATGGTACCGGTTCAGGGCGGCGAGCCTGCGCTCATATACCGTAACGATCCCGTGCGGTATCATGATGTGACGGTGCGTCTTACGGGTATCGAACCTCTCTGTTTCGCGCCCGGAGGCCGTGAGCTGACGTACAAACGGTATATCATCGACGAGGACATGGGCTCGGAAGTCATAATCGACAAGAGCACCTCTCCCCCGCATATGACGATTATGAACCCGGTGCCGGTCATCGAGATGGTTGACATCGAGACGGGCAGGACTCAGGTTCTTGCCAAAGGGGCGGCGTACGGCAGATGGAGCTCCGACGGCAGGCTGTTCCTGTACACCCGTCTCGATGCCGAATCCTTCAAGGAACTCATGATCCGTGATGTCTATACGGGAAATGAATACCCCATCGACGAATTCGCCGCTCAGCAAATCCAGCTGTCACCGAACGACCGATACCTCATGTTTAACGAGGATGACCTGTTCATGCTGCCCGGAACCGGAGATCTCAAGCGTTTCAGTCTGAGCGGCGGTGTCACTTTCTCCGATGTATCCCGTGACGCCCGGTGGATACTCTACACATACCGGGGAAGCCTTTTTGTCTACGACACTCATGATGAGAAGGCCATAGACCTTTTTCCCGAAGAGTACATATCGCCGAACTGGGCACGGTTTTCTCCCGACCTGTCGTCCATCTGTTTTTCCCTCGAATCGGAAAAGAACGGCTGGGAAATTTACCTGTACGATTTCAGCAAGATAACATCCGAAACGGGAGTTCAGGAAGCAGCGGCGCCGGTTGCATTCGGGCTCAAAGACAATTTCCCCAATCCGTTCAATTCATCGACGACCATTCAGTTTTCGCTGCCCGAGCGGGCAACGGCGTCAATGGTTATCTACAACATCATGGGGCAGCGTGTACGCGAGCTCGTTTCCGGAATGGCTGAACCGGGGATACATTCGGTTGTCTGGGACGGCAGGGACGACAGCGGACGCACGGTCGGAACAGGAACCTATATCACGAGGCTTATCGCGGGAAATCATCATGCGGTGATCAGAATGACGCTGGTGAAATAGAATCATATGAAGCGCACACAAACAGAATTCTCCTTTCTTCGGGTGATAGATAAAAAAATGGAGGTAGAACCATGAACCGTGACAGGGATGCCTGACGGAAAATGTTGCGGAACTTGTTGCACGCAGTCAAAAAACACATGAAAAATGAGGGAAACTCTATGGTACGAATAAAAGGTATTCTCATAATACTGGTCATCTCGGTTTTCGCGCTCACATCATATGCCGATGGGTTTATAAACGAATATCCCAATGGTAACAGTGTAAATGAGATCGTCTTCCAGGGTAATTATGCATGGAGCGCCACCTACGGCAGTCTCGTCCGCTGGGACAGGCGTGACGGCTCATATATCCAGTTCACTACCAAAGACGGTCTTGCGAGCAATAATGTTACGGGCATTGTTATCGATGACAACGGTAAACTCTGGATAGCGACAACAAAGGGTGTGAATGTTTATGACGGTCAGAGCTTCACAACGCTGACTACTGAAAACAGCGGATTGGCGGATTACCGTATTCTCAGCATAACCAAATCGAATGATGGCACTCTCTGGTTTGGTACAACGCTCGGAATATCGAAATTCGATGGAGATTCATGGAAAAGCTACTCCATCGATGATATCGTTACCGATCACCGGGCGGGCGGTTATGTTACAGATATCGTTATTGATCATACCGGAAAAATATGGGCTGTTGTATTTAAGTATGATTACGGAATTGAGATGAATACACGGCTGTATTTGTCCAGTTTCGACGGCACCGCATGGACGGTCCACAACGATGCCGATGGCACGTTGAAGGCTCTTCAGGTCGAAGCGATAGCAATCGATAACAACAACACTGTCTGGGCTGCGACCCGGGGCAATGATGTCACAGGGCCTGTTTACACATTCGACGGCACCGCATGGACGGATACCGGTATCGATGGCGTCAACGATATCTCGGTGGCCGACGATGGTACCGTCTATCTCGCGCGGGGCAATATCTTTAATAGCAGGAACACCAATCCAAGCATCACAAAATTCGATGGCTCGTCTTTTACCGAGCTGCCTCTTTCCGGTCTTTTCGGTTATCAACCTACTATATATTCAAATGTTTTCCCTGATGAATCAGGAACATTCTGGTTCGTGGTTAAACCGGGAAACACTGCATATATTCTGTATTCCTATGATGGTGTGAATATCCACCAGCATTCGACAGTCGGGCCTCTGAGTTTTGATGTGAATGAAATGATTGTTGACAGCTCGAACACCAAATGGCTGGCGACCAATTACGGGCTTTCCAGATTCGATGGAACCACATGGGAAAATATTGTTTTCGATGTCAAACCCGAGGATGTCGCTGGTTCCGGTCTGGGGGTGCTTGCCAATGATTTTGCCAACATGATACGCGATATAGCCATCGATAAAGATGGAACCATCTGGCTGGCAACGTATCTGGGTATCAGGAAAATCGACAGTACAGGCGAAACGCTCTACAACACATGGAACTCCGAAGAACTTCCGGGAATGCCGGGCGGTGTCAATCAGGTGGTTATCGACAATAATGGCGTCAAATGGTTTGCCGGTAACTACTGGCTCTACCGTTATGACGGTGAATCGTGGTCAACAGTACAGTTCGGGAAACTTGAAGGCGTGGTACGTTCGATGGAAGTGGACCATAATAATGTTTTATGGTTCGGTATAGGATTTGCTGATGGAGTTAAAGTGAAAAGCGGAGTCGCAAGCTTCGACGGGACAACCTGGACGTACTATGACATCGATAACAGCCCGCTCAAAGGCGATCTCGCGAGAATTGCCATAGCTGCCGACAACACGAAATGGATAGCGACAAGCGAAGGGTATTACAAATTCGACGGGACAACCTGGACATCGTATGAGGATATCAAGAACGCATCCTATCCCCAATATCAGCCATACGACATACTCATCGACAAGGACGGGATTGTCTGGTTCATGGTGTCGGGCTGTCTCCACTCGTTCGATGGCTCAGTTTGGGACGATCACGGTAAGAAGTCGTTTGGTGTTCCCTGCCAGTTTGTAATCGACAATACGGACGAAGTATGGGTTGTTTCCAAAAACGCTGCCGGTTATATGGCGAGCTTCAACAAGAATGCCATCAGAACCGATGTCGCCGCCCGGGATGAAATACCATCCGCCATCGCCATCAAGGGCAACTACCCGAATCCGTTCAATCCTTCGACGACCATCGAATTCACCCTCACGGAATCGGGACGCGCGCAGCTCGACATTTATAACACCGCAGGCCAGAAGGTCCGGACACTCCTTACGGAAACTATGATGCCCGGTGTTTACAGCGCTTTCTGGAACGGCTGCGACGAGTATGGCAAGGCTGTTTCATCGGGTGTATATTTCTCCCGTATCACCATGAATGGCCGAAGCGCGGCAGGGCGCATGCTCCTCATGAAGTAAACGATCCGAAGTACGGAAGCTCTGTTGCCTTACCTATATCGGGGAGGGATGTTTGCAAAACTGCGGCGGCAGACCCTGCAGTGTATGAACCTATGCACGCATCTGAAGAGAGGAGAACAGATGAATGCAGGAGAGGCTGTCGTTCCTTACCGGTACATCCCAAACCGAAATCATGAAATGAGACGCTCCGCAAGGGGCGTCTTTTTTATTACCGCAAAAACAACCTGAACCACGATTACCGGGATTAAGCCGGGATTACCACGATTTTTTCAATCCGGGTAATCATGGTCAATCCTGAAAATCCCGGTTCCAACTCCCCCTTGATTCACTCAGAGAAACTATCGGAGAAAATTGAGTACTCTCATTGTCTCTCCGGTATAAAAGGCTTTGTTCTTCTGCCGTTTCTTTCTATATTTACAGCCTGATAATTTTCGTTTGACCTATACACTTGAGAGCTTTTATTAGGGCTTTCCGCACCATTTTCAAAGGCTGAAATATCATGGAAAACATACTGCATCCGAGCGCCCGTATCGGTGCCAATGTCGCCATCGGTCACTACACCGTAATCGAGCACGACGCTGTCATCGGCGATGACTGTGTCATCGGCCACCATGCCGTCATCCACGCCGGTTCGAAAATCGGCAAAGGCGTCCGTATCGATGATCATGCGGTCATAGGCAAACTTCCCGCCACGGCGCGCCGGAGCAAGACAACGGCTGCCGGGCGCATCCTCGAACCGGTCGTCATCGGCGATGAATCCATCATCGGTACCGGGGCAATCGTCTATGCCGGCGCAGTATTGGGCGCCGGAGTTCTTGTGGCCGACACAGCCGCAGTCCGTGAGGATGTAACCATCGGCGATTACACAATCATCGGCCGTAACGCCACCATCGAGAACAAGGTCACCGTCGGGGCGCGGTGCAAGATCATGAGCCATGCCTATATCTGTGCATTCTCCGAGATCGGCGACGACTGTTTCATCGCCCCCTGCGTCGCGACTTCGAACGATACCTATGTGGGAAGATGGAAGGAACGCACTAAATACTATAAAGGTGTGACAGTCAGGACAGGCGGCCGTATCGGCGTCAACGCAACGACACTGCCGGGAAGGACTGTCGGCCCGGACGGCCTCGTTGCAGCCGGCACGGTTGTCACGAAGGATGTCCCGGATTCGACCATCGTGTGCGGAAATCCGGGAAAACCGCTCCGTCCCGTACCGGAAAATCAACTGCTTAAAAACCAGGAGAACTGAAACGATGAAGGTTCCGCTGCTCGATCTGAAAGCCCAGTATGCCGCAATCCGCGATGAGATAGAACCCGTTGTCCGGGAGGTCTTCGAGAGCCAGTATTTCATTATGGGCCCGAAGGTGAAAGAATTCGAGGAACAGGTTGCCCGTTATTCCGGCGCGAAACATGCAATCGGCTGCGCTTCCGGAACCGATGCGCTGCTCCTTGCGCTCATGGCGCTCGATGTGGGACCGGGAGACGAGGTGATCACCTCTCCCTATACCTTTTTCGCCACGGGAGGCTCGGTCGCCCGTCTCGGCGCAAAGCTCGTGTTCTGCGATATCAAACCCGATACCTACAACCTCGATCCCGATCTTCTCGAAGGCGCGATAACCGAAAGAACCAAAGCTGTCATTCCCATACACCTGTACGGTCTTGTAGCCGAGATGGACAGGATCAATAAGATCGCCCATGCCCGCAACATCGCCGTCATCGAGGACGCCGCACAGGCTATCGGAGCCGCGGCTCCGTACGGAACCGCGGGCGCTCTCGGCGACATGGGGTGTTTCTCCTTCTTCCCGTCCAAAAACCTCGGAGGTGCGGGCGACGGTGGCATGGTGGCGACGAATGACGACGGATATGCGGAACGCGTCGGAATTCTACGTCTTCATGGCTCGCAGCCGAAGTACTATCACAAGGTTGTCGGTATCAATTCACGGCTCGATGCGCTTCAGGCTGTCGTTCTCTCGGTGAAGCTTCGCCACCTCGACGATTGGTCGGCGGGACGGCTCAAAAACGCCATGACCTACAACCGCCTGTTTACCGAAAAGGGGCTGTCCGGCACGGTTACGGTTCCGGTTATTCCGGAGGGATACCGCCATATTTTCAACCAGTATATCATCAGGGTTCCCCGCCGCGACGAACTGAGAAAGCACCTTTCGGAACACGGCATCGGCACCGAGATTTACTACCCGGTTCCCCTCCATCTCCAGGAATGCTTTGCCAACCTCGGTTACCGTGAGGGTGACATGCCGGAAAGCGAAGAAGCCGCACGGTTGACGCTGGCGCTTCCCATCTATCCCGAGCTTACCGGAGAGATGCAGGAATATGTCATCGATACGATACGGGATTTTTACCAGCACCCATAATCACGGACGAGAACTGGAAACCGATTCATGAAAGTCTGTCATTTAACCTCGGTTCATATCCCGTTTGATACCCGTATTTTTCATAAGGAATGCAGGAGTCTCGCCGACGCCGGATATGAGGTTCACCTTGTCGCTCCGCACGACAGGGACGAGGTTGTGGACGGCGTTCGTATCCATGCTGTCCGCAGACGTCACAGCAAGCTGAAACGGATGATGTTCTCCCCTGTCGATGTTCTGAGAAAAGCCCTGAAAATCGATGCGCCCCTTTACCATTTTCACGATCCCGAGCTCATTCCGGCCGGGCTGATTCTCCGCGCTCTCGGCAAGTCCGTAATCTATGATGTGCATGAGGATTATCCGGAGACCGTTCCGAACAAGCAGGTGGTACCCCGCGCTTTCGGTCAGCCGGCGGGACTGATCATGAGGTTGATCGAACGCTGCGCATCCCCGCTTTTCTCCGCCGTTGTCGTTGTCACACCCGCAATCCATGCCCGTTTCCGGTCATACACGGGGAAAACGCATCTGATTTACAATTTTCCTATTGTCAGGGATCACGGGGCCATACCATGGGAAAGCCGTGAAGACGCAGTATGTTATCTGGGTTCCATCGCATCGAACCGGGGCATACTGGAGATGGTGAAAGCCATTGCGCTCGTACGGGAGAAAATCCCCGCAAAGCTGATTCTTGCCGGGGATTTTACATCGAAATCACTGGAACGGGAAATCAGCGCCCTTCCGGAGTTCTCCTCGGTCGAGTATCACGGATTCGTGGAGTTCGATGAATCCGACAAGCTCCTGGCGCGGGCTAAAGCGGGCCTTATCGTCGTTCATCCCGAGCAGCGGTATCGTGTTTCGTATCCGAATAAACTGTTCGAATACATGATGGCGGGAATACCGGTTATCGCTTCGGATTTCCCGCTCTGGCGTGAAATGATCGAAGAATCGCAATGCGGTATCCTCGTCGACCCGCTCGATCCGGATGCCATAGCCGATGCCATTGTCACCATGCTGCAGAATCCCGGCGAAGCACAGGCCATGGGCACACGGGGCCATGAAGCCGCGAAAGAAAAATACCGGTGGGAAAACGAGAACAGGAAGCTCCTCACACTCTACGAGTCTCTCCCCGGCGGGCATTCATAGATAACGGTAACTCGATGATAAACAGGGAATTCGCCCTTCTCCGAAACACAGCCGGATTCACCGGAAGCGATTGATATGGCATACGATTCGGTTCATAAACGCCTCACGAAGGTTCTGTACAAGGCGTCTTCGTGCCCGTTCCTTTTTGCGGAGGTTCACTGCGCGGGCGGCGACTACTGCCCGTTCCCCGAAGGAAAAGACAAGCTGTGCTGTTTTTTCTGCGCCCGTTTCGATATCTGCCCCGACAAGACCGGCGTCTGTACCCGGCTGCAGGATAAAAAATAACACCAACAGGAGATAGAAAAACCGGGAACCATGGCAGCGCATGATTCCCGGTTTGGATCAATCTTCAATTTTGAACGATCTTTCCCTGTTACACAACTTCAAGCTTACATATCAAACGAACATGAGTTAATGTACTTGTTTGCCCATCTCCAGGAGCACTTCACGGCTTTTGTCGCTTGCAGCGCCGGACTGGTGGCAGGCATAGCAGGTCATCTCGACCGTGAGCCGAGCGAAACCGTCGCCGTTGATAGTAGCGTGCCCGGTGCCGTCATCGAGTTTGTAGTCCGGGTCGAGAGTGATTCCGAAAATATGGGAGTGCGCATCGCCCCTGTGATATCCCTTCTCCATGGAGTCAAATGCTCCACGGACGGCGAGCGGCATATGGCACTGACGGCAGGTGAGATCCTTCATGGCCGCGATCTTGACCGGCTTGGCGTGATCACCCTTGTGGCAGTCCTCGCACTGTTTGACAAACCCGTCATCGGTACGTGATGTGGCATGGGGATTATGGCAGTCGACACAGCGCGGATAATTCATTTTGCCTTTTTTATTTAATTTCATCTCGGAGTACTGCTGTCTGCTCTCGATAAGTTCGGGGGCTTTGACATTGATCTTGTCGTCCGCGTTGCGCTTGTGGCATTCGCCGCAGAGATCGGATTTTTTGGTTACGACTATTTTGAGGTCTGCCTTGGCGTCCTTTTTCTTGAGGTCGCTTTTCCCCTTGAGAATCACATGTTCATGCCCGGGGCCGTGGCATGCCTCGCAGCCGACACTGTTTTCGTACCACTTGCCGGGTATTCCTTCGAGCTCGTTTTTCACACCTTTTTCATAGGTATCCGTCGCAGACCAGCCGACCACATGGCACTTGATGCACTCGTATTTGAGCGTGCCGTTCGGAATATCGGGCTTGAATGCGGTCATCGCTTTGCCATCGAGCGACCACTGGGCTTTTTCGCCGGTAGCCACATACCCTTTGGAATTGACAAAACGGGCATAATGCTTGTCACCGCCGATGAGGTATGTCAGGTCTGCCCATGTCATCCCTTCGGGCAGGGTCACATCGACCCCTTCGGGCGCGGCGCCACCCTCGACCGGACGGAGCATGCGGGCATGACTGTGGTTGTCCCACACTCCCTTTATCGGCTTGTGGCACATGCCGCATCCTTTCGAGCTCACATATCCGTGGTCGCCTTCCTGAGCGTATCCGGAGTAAGGGGAAAACAGAACGCCGAGCGCTACGACCACAATCCCCGTTATGCAGGCACACAGTTTCCTTTTCATATGGCGACCCTTTTCTGCTGACTGTTATGAAAAATTCTGATTCCCGGTATTATATACTATAAAATAATCTTCATTGTATAAAAATCAAGTAAATTGAAGAGTATCGCAACACCCATATGTAACTTCTCTTAATATATTACATTATATTTTATTCACAAACACCCGCAAATTGATTACCATGAGTGTTATTATCGTGGCGTCCGTGCACCTTTTTACGGTTCCGTGAGTCTACATTCGTATGTATATCGCCAAAATCATATGCACAGCTTTTTTTCTGCTGGACGTATGCGTTGTTGAAACGCCGTGCGATGAAACCCATGCCGAAAATCCGCTGCCGTTCGGCCATGACCGTGCGGTCGTACAGGGCAGCGGCAGTCCGGGACCATACTCCCTCGGCGCACGCTTTGTCGGCGGCACGGTGACTGTCGAGCGGACTTCCGCGCCGGATTCGCTCCAAATCGCCTCGTGGGATACGGCTGCCGGGACAATCACATTCAACGCCATACTCGCAGCCGGTGATTCTGCGGTTGTCCTTTATGCCGTGCCTCCCACGTGGCTCAGGCAGACCTACACACGCGAAAGCACCATGACCATTCCCCGAAGCCCGGAGAATCAATCCTCATCATCAGCATACACAAAACCAACGCCCAAGGCATTTCCCGGCCTCAATTTCGGCGGTTCGAAAACCTTCGAGGTCAGCACGGGAAGCGACAGAGCTGTCGCGCTCAACCAGTCTCTCCGCCTCAATATTTCGGGCAATATCACCGACGACATCACCCTCAATGCCGCGATATCCGACCAGAATATGCCCATCACTCCCGAGGGCGACACCCGCGAGCTCAACGAGCTCGACCGTGTTCTCATAGAGCTGAAGGGCAGGCACTTCAGGGCCGACATGGGCGACACCGACCTTCAGCGGAATGCGGGACGGTGGCAGAGCTATACACGGCGTCTGTCGGGGGCTTATCTCAATGTTCACAACGGCGGCGTTTCGGCTTTCGGATCGGGCGCGGTCTCGGAAGGCCGTTACATGAGCACCGCCATATCCCCGGTCGAGGGGAACCAGGGCCCGTACCGTCTCATCGGTGGCGACGGCAACTCGCACATCGCCATAATCCCCGGAACCGAACGGGTCTGGATAAACGGCGAACAGCTCACCCGCGGGTACAACTACGATTACACCATCGACTACTCGACCGGCGAGATCACTTTTTCCGAGCGGCGAATCATCGGATCGGACATGCGCATCGTCTGCGACTACGAATACACGAGCGAAACCTATCGCCGGACGTTTTTCTCGGGCGGGGCCGACAGCGAGCTCATGAAAGGCCGTCTCAAGATCGCCGTCACAGCAGCGCGGGAGGCGGACGACTCCGGCAGGCCGGTATACGGCGACCTCGACGATGCCTCGAAAAAGATACTCGCGGCTGCGGGCGATTCTCTCGCCGCGGTTCCCGGCATCCGTCATGCGGACGGGGATTCCACGGGAACCTATGACAGCGTGGAGGGCCACCTCGTGTTCAATCCGCTCGGGAAAGGGGCGTACAATGCTACTTTTTCATGGGTCGGGGAGAACAGCGGATCATACCGTTATCGCGGCGGCGGAATCTATGAGTTTGTGCCGCCGGAGGAGCGCGGTCCCGGTTCAGGCGCCTCATATGAGCCGATAACCGTTATCAGCGGCCCCGCCGAACACAGTCTCGCCGGTGTAACCGTATCGTTCGACCCTGTTTCAGCGGTGCACTTCGAAACCGAACTCGCCGGTTCATCTCTCGACAATAACACTCTCTCAAGCATCGATGATTCCGACAACAACGGCGGGGCATACCGGCTATCCGCGAAACTGTCCCCGGAAATACGGGCACGGTTACCGCTCCGTCTCGATATCGCAGGAACAACACGTTCACAGGAACGGACATTCACACCGCTCGACCGTGACCGTACCGCCGAGGAAAACCGCCGCTGGGGCATGCCCCTCATTACCGGCGCGGCGAAGGAAACGGTGACCGAGTTTTCCGGCGGGATGAGCGTATCGAAAGGAAAGCTGTCGGGAACGGGCATTCTCCTGAGCGGCGGGAAGGCGGATTTCGGCGATTCGACCGCTTCCTCGCGTTTCGGAGGTGAAAGCAGCGTCGCTATCGAGGGACGTGGAAAAGCCCGTCTGGCAGCCGATCACATCGTCCGCGAGCATTTTACCGGCCTTCCCGATGAAACAATCGACCGATATTACGGTGAAACAGACGCCGCAGTCTCCGGGTTTTCACCGTCCGCCCAGTACGAAGGAGAGCGAACAGAAGGCAGAGGCGACTATTCCCACGGCACCGCGTATGACGATATTCGCCTGAAGCTCGGAAATCCGGTGCTTTATGGCGTCAGGAGCACGGCGGAATGGCTTTACCGGACGGAGCGTACCCGTCACACGAGCTGGTCCGACAGCTCGACCGTCCGGGGCGGAAGCTTCGAGATTTCCGCCGGAAACGAGGTAAGCAGTTCTCTCCGGGCCCGTTACGCCCGCCGTGAGCGCACGGACTCCGCCCAGCGCAGCGCGAGCGACCAGGCTCTGCTCGAGGGGTATCTGCGACCGACCGGTGGAAAAACGTTTTTCGAATATTCGTACCGCGCGGGACGGTCACGGGAAGCATCGCGACGGAAGAATTTCATCTATACCGGCGGCGGACGCGGTTCCTATAGGTGGGAAGACGACAATGGTGACGGCGTCCGTGACCCGGAGGAATTTATCCCGGACGAGCACGGTTCCTACTACCTGTACGAGGAGACGCTCGACGATTACAAGCCGGTCAACAGCGTCCAGCTCTTTGGCAGGCTCGGCGCGGACCTGCCAACCGGCAGGCTGATAAAAATCGGCGGCGCCGGATTAACCGTACGGTCGGAAACATCGTTCGAGGTCAAGGAAAAATCGACCGCATCCGCCGGGGACGTGTTTCTTCTGAGGCTCGACCGATTCAGGGAGAAGGGCCGGACCACCTCGGGGGAATCACGTGTCCAGGAGGACCTGACCGTCCCCCTCTACGACGGCGGAGGATCGCTCAGGCTCCGTGTTTTCCGGCTCGATTCGTACAACGCGGAATTCGTATCGGGCGCAGAACGAAAAATGAACGAAGAACAGTCGATACGGCTGCGGATGCCGCTTTCCGGGCAGACGGACACCGAGATCACCCTCAGCCGCTCCCTCTGGAACCGCATCATGGAACAGACATCGGGCGGAAACTTCAGAGTGCGGTCGCTGTCGGGCGACACCGGCGTTTCGTATTATCCGCAGCGCGCAACCACGGTCGGCGTTACCGTCATGGCAGGCTACGACCGTGAGGACATAACCGGCGTTACTGCAAGGTTCTATTCACTCAAGCCCGTGTTCACCTACCGTTTTTCGGGCCGGGGGAAAGTCGAGACATCGTACATGCTCACTTCGGTCACTCTCGGCAATACCGTGCCCGGTTTCCGCATCCCTTACACCATGGCGCGGGGGCGCAAGGAAGGAGACAACCACGATGTTTCGGTGATGTACGATTACCGTGTGTCGAACCGAATCAACATTGTCGCGACCTACACGGGCCGTAAATTCGCGGGGAGTTCTTTCGAGAACTTCGCACAGGTGCAGATGCGAACGCTGTTTTGAGAAAGAATGGAGCAGATAGAACACGGATTGGCGCGGATTAGGATTTTTCGCAATTTTAACCACGAAGTCACAAAGGAAAAACATATAACCTTGTTATTCTATTATTTATTATCACTCATGTATTGTATGAGTATCGTCATTCCCAAGAACGAAGTGAATTGGGAATCCAGTATTAATATCGCTCTGTCATGAGCATTATATGTGGATTCCCGTTTTCACGGGAATGACACATAAACACTTAAAAACAAGTCATTTATAAGGTTATACATTAATTATTGCACCGGCGATTAAACAGTGAAATATATTTCGGAAATTGAGCCCTATAAAGGTGATTCGATACAATCTGTGTAACTGCGCACCAAGCCGTCATTCCCGCAAAAGCGGGAATCCATGTTTTTTTACTTCCGGTATCATTCTTTATTCGCCGGAGCAATAAATAGCAGGAAAATATACAAAAAAACTTTTTGTCTTTATGTCTTCGTGGTAAATATTTTCATATCCATCAGGATTTAAACGGTGTTCAGACCATTATGACTCGAAAAAGATACAGCCTGTTTTTCGTTGTGCTCACCTTGCTGGCTGCTGCTTCAACTGAATCACCGGCGCAGAAACCGGAAACTGCCCCCGGCACGGTGTTTCCGTTTACCGCCCGGACAGCGGGTGCG is a genomic window of bacterium containing:
- a CDS encoding T9SS type A sorting domain-containing protein, which translates into the protein MVSMTSFSSLLMSYAFDFIPIGLSLIVQSTVIIATGLIVRYVLRRKSAAFQSLILRMTLVAVVLSPILTILLNNAGVRRVVIPVPLVANNAVFSKTDVTRSVNTDTGKENGSSYPRSQPADNSGILRQSVTVSPGDSRGHSTDAHPMKETPSAIKSNEGRVSDASSRPLQQNLPQDDNGATAPSFPTDETGRNDRGFLAGLYVTVFVLWAGTSIFFFLKIFIVFLCINYIRYSARPAKFSYRVMCGEAAASLGITVPPVLQHPVAKGAFICGYFRPAVMLPGYDNECFTATKEVFLHELAHLARFDHLWNFLHHMAIVFLPVQPLLWRLIRTISDVSDYACDDYVVQYSGDNHSYAIQLFTIARTYNPGVPEATAGVGILSKPSPLYDRIERILDTSYVRLIKVRAFELVSVIFFFFSSLTVTGFVGFKGEHGNGRRMVVNTDRQNIERIITIRPDNTAENTVRPGLSSKKTTFFHAAVPETKETGKKLPDVTRDDSQVNSGSIQPGWNMISEIDNPERNRIPAPDDAGAMLVFNSTNNAGQKDVPQNDSFSSETGMAQPLPSVTDERETGADSAPQTAESSSGEAVADIRFDVTGHPESWSRSTSTLDQSRASNFTLKPIQIVIPVDYQHTEPQNPEEELLFDMYRSLEKNKLYPVWSPDGSQIVITDRIYGIWMVPVQGGEPALIYRNDPVRYHDVTVRLTGIEPLCFAPGGRELTYKRYIIDEDMGSEVIIDKSTSPPHMTIMNPVPVIEMVDIETGRTQVLAKGAAYGRWSSDGRLFLYTRLDAESFKELMIRDVYTGNEYPIDEFAAQQIQLSPNDRYLMFNEDDLFMLPGTGDLKRFSLSGGVTFSDVSRDARWILYTYRGSLFVYDTHDEKAIDLFPEEYISPNWARFSPDLSSICFSLESEKNGWEIYLYDFSKITSETGVQEAAAPVAFGLKDNFPNPFNSSTTIQFSLPERATASMVIYNIMGQRVRELVSGMAEPGIHSVVWDGRDDSGRTVGTGTYITRLIAGNHHAVIRMTLVK
- a CDS encoding T9SS type A sorting domain-containing protein, which codes for MVRIKGILIILVISVFALTSYADGFINEYPNGNSVNEIVFQGNYAWSATYGSLVRWDRRDGSYIQFTTKDGLASNNVTGIVIDDNGKLWIATTKGVNVYDGQSFTTLTTENSGLADYRILSITKSNDGTLWFGTTLGISKFDGDSWKSYSIDDIVTDHRAGGYVTDIVIDHTGKIWAVVFKYDYGIEMNTRLYLSSFDGTAWTVHNDADGTLKALQVEAIAIDNNNTVWAATRGNDVTGPVYTFDGTAWTDTGIDGVNDISVADDGTVYLARGNIFNSRNTNPSITKFDGSSFTELPLSGLFGYQPTIYSNVFPDESGTFWFVVKPGNTAYILYSYDGVNIHQHSTVGPLSFDVNEMIVDSSNTKWLATNYGLSRFDGTTWENIVFDVKPEDVAGSGLGVLANDFANMIRDIAIDKDGTIWLATYLGIRKIDSTGETLYNTWNSEELPGMPGGVNQVVIDNNGVKWFAGNYWLYRYDGESWSTVQFGKLEGVVRSMEVDHNNVLWFGIGFADGVKVKSGVASFDGTTWTYYDIDNSPLKGDLARIAIAADNTKWIATSEGYYKFDGTTWTSYEDIKNASYPQYQPYDILIDKDGIVWFMVSGCLHSFDGSVWDDHGKKSFGVPCQFVIDNTDEVWVVSKNAAGYMASFNKNAIRTDVAARDEIPSAIAIKGNYPNPFNPSTTIEFTLTESGRAQLDIYNTAGQKVRTLLTETMMPGVYSAFWNGCDEYGKAVSSGVYFSRITMNGRSAAGRMLLMK
- a CDS encoding acetyltransferase gives rise to the protein MENILHPSARIGANVAIGHYTVIEHDAVIGDDCVIGHHAVIHAGSKIGKGVRIDDHAVIGKLPATARRSKTTAAGRILEPVVIGDESIIGTGAIVYAGAVLGAGVLVADTAAVREDVTIGDYTIIGRNATIENKVTVGARCKIMSHAYICAFSEIGDDCFIAPCVATSNDTYVGRWKERTKYYKGVTVRTGGRIGVNATTLPGRTVGPDGLVAAGTVVTKDVPDSTIVCGNPGKPLRPVPENQLLKNQEN
- a CDS encoding DegT/DnrJ/EryC1/StrS family aminotransferase, producing MKVPLLDLKAQYAAIRDEIEPVVREVFESQYFIMGPKVKEFEEQVARYSGAKHAIGCASGTDALLLALMALDVGPGDEVITSPYTFFATGGSVARLGAKLVFCDIKPDTYNLDPDLLEGAITERTKAVIPIHLYGLVAEMDRINKIAHARNIAVIEDAAQAIGAAAPYGTAGALGDMGCFSFFPSKNLGGAGDGGMVATNDDGYAERVGILRLHGSQPKYYHKVVGINSRLDALQAVVLSVKLRHLDDWSAGRLKNAMTYNRLFTEKGLSGTVTVPVIPEGYRHIFNQYIIRVPRRDELRKHLSEHGIGTEIYYPVPLHLQECFANLGYREGDMPESEEAARLTLALPIYPELTGEMQEYVIDTIRDFYQHP